CGGCAGAATTGCTTCAAGATAACCATTGCCCACGGCCTGGATATACTGGAAGCAGGTTTCAAAATCCCAGCAGTTCAGATCATCAAAAAATAGGCCACCGACGCCACGCTGTTCATCACGATGCTTTAAATAAAAATAGTCATCACACCACTGTTTATGTTTGGCATACACCTCTTCACCAAAAGGCTGGCACAGATCATAGGCTTTTTGATGCCAGTCGATGACATCCTGCTCATCCGGATAAAATGGTGTGAGGTCAAAACCGCCCCCAAACCACCAGATTGGTGCCTGGCCTTCCGGCTCGGCGACAAACAGACGCACATTGGCATGTGAAGTCGGAATATTCGGGTTTTTCGGATGAATCACCAGAGATACACCCATGGCCTGAGCCTTGGCACCGGCAATCCCCGGATGACGTTCTGTCGCCGAGGCTGGCAGTTTGGAAATATTGATGTGCGAGAACATCACGCCGCCTTTTTCAATCACTGTGCCATCTTGCAGCACACGTGAGCGGCCACCGCCGCCTTCCGGGCGTTCCCAGTCATCAATGATGAATTCTGCCTTACCGCCCCCGGCCTGTTCCTGCTGTTCTAAAGCAGCACAGATCCGGGCCTGTAAGTCGAGGAGAAAGTCACGAACACGCTGGAGATCAGCAGAGGTGGGATGAGACATCGGAACACTCATAAGAAAATTCTAAATTCATCACATCAAAACACAAAATGCCGAAAAGATTAAGCAGGTTTTTCTCATGCGGAGGTCGGCTTGTATTCTGTGTAGAAGCTGCGCAGAATAGATTCGTGCTACTGTTTTTGTTGAATTGTATTTTTCTGTTGTGTTTTGCAGGCAGAGATTTTTAAGTGGATGGGAAATATGGGTACTTCGCTAATTCAAAAATATAATGTTCCTGGGCCACGCTATACCAGTTATCCGACGGTACCCTATTGGGAAGACAGTTCTTTCTCAGCAGAGCTTTGGCAACAGAGTTTGAAACGTTCCTTTAATGAATCCAATGTCAGTGAAGGCATCAGCTTATATATCCATCTGCCGTTTTGTGAAAGTCTGTGTACCTTTTGTGGCTGTCACAAGCGTGTGACTAAACGTCATGAAGTGGAAGCGCCTTATATTGCTGCTGTGTTGAAAGAGTGGGATCTGTATTGCCAACTGCTGGTCAATAAGCCACGTATCAAGGAAATTCATTTGGGGGGTGGCACGCCGACCTTTTTCTCTGTTGAGCATCTGGTGCAACTGATGCAGGGCATTCTGTCGAAAGCTGAAATTACGGAAGAGCACGAATTCAGCTTTGAAGGCCATCCGAACAGCACTACGCGAGAACATTTGCAGGCCTTATATGATCTCGGGTTTCGCCGGGTCAGCTATGGGGTGCAGGACTATAACCTCACCGTGCAAAAAGCTATTCACCGGATACAGCCATTTGAACATGTCGAGCGTGTGACGCAATGGGCGCGTGAAATCGGCTACACCTCCATCTCGCATGATCTGGTATTCGGTCTGCCATTTCAAAGTCTGGACGATGTGCTGAATACTATCGAGAAAACCACCAGCCTACAGCCAGACCGTTTGGCCTTTTACAGTTATGCCCATGTGCCGTGGATCAAGGGCAATGGCCAGCGTGGTTTTAAAGATGAAGACGTGCCGAAAGACCATGTGAAGCGCACTTTATATGAGGAAGGCAAAAAACGTTTGCTTGAGCACGGTTATCATGAAATCGGTATGGATCATTTTTCGCTTGCCAGTGATGCCATGTACCAGTCCTTCCAGCAGGGCAGCTTACACCGTAATTTTATGGGCTATACCGCTTCTAAGACCCAAGTGATGATTGGTCTAGGGGTTTCCTCGATCAGTGATAGCTGGTACAGCTTTGCGCAGAATGAAAAACAGCTGGAAGATTATTATAGCCGTCTGGAAAATAATGAAATTCCGGTGTTTCGTGGGCATGTGCTGAGCGCAGAAGATCTGATGATCCGCAAACACATTTTAAACCTGATGTGTACCTTCCAGACCTCGTGGCAAAGTGTCGAGATGCAATTTCCAGAATTGCCCGAGGTCCTGACCCAACTGGCTGAAATGCAGCAAGACGGTTTACTGGAGATTCTAGAGCAGGGAATCAAAGTGACTGAACAGGGCAAACCCTTTGTACGCAATATCTGTATGGCTTTTGATTTAAGATTGAAACGCAAGATGCCGAACACCCGCATTTTTTCCATGACCATTTAATCGGTCAATACCGCATAAAAAACCGGGTGGACTAAGTCCACCCGGTTTTTTATGCGAAGAATTTTTAGAGCAAGGAATTAGAAGTCATCTGTATGATAAAGGTGTGACATACGTTCACGTTTGGTCTTGAGATAATCTTCATTAAACTGGTTTTTGCCTACCGTCAAAGGCACACGACCCACCACATCAATGCCTTGTGCTTTCAGGGCTTCAATCTTGAGGGGATTATTGGTAATCAACTTCACCTGTTGGATGCCCAAGTGATTGAGCATGATCGGGCACATGTCATATTCACGGGCATCAGCGGGCAAATTGAGCATGAGATTGGCATCCACCGTGTCATGACCTTGATCCTGCAGGGCATAGGCACGGATTTTATTGGTTAGACCGATGCCACGACCTTCCTGACGCAAATACAAAATGACCCCTTGTCCGGCATCGTTAATCATTTTCTGCGTGGCTTGCAATTGTGGGCCACAATCACATTTTAACGAGGCAAAGGCGTCGCCAGTCAGGCATTCAGAATGGATGCGTACCAGCACCGGACCATTTGGTGGTGTCTCCAGTCCTTTAGAGAGTGCCACATGCTCTTCGCCGGTCGCAGGGTCTTGAAAAACACTAATTTTAAAATCACCAAAAGCAGTCGGTAGTTTAGAAGAGGCAACAAATTCTATTGGCACAGTTCAACCCATGGTTAGCTTAGAAAGTGATTGAAAGTATAGCGTAATGCTTGGACATTGGTAGAATTGCCATTATGAATTTATGCATAACATTTTCTTTTTTGTATAAAGCGCACGATAATAGTTGATAAATAGTAAGATTATTCAGGATAATCTGCTGCACCACACAAAGCCGTACGCGATGTATGCGAGAATACTCAAGATGACATCACTACAAATGTGGTTGCTTAAAGGTGATTCCATTCGATAATGTTCATCATTTATCGCTAACCCATTGACCCAGCTCGGATCCGCCAGGCTTTAGAAGGCTTTGCCATATATGTTGTATACCGAAATTCCAACTCAACGCCCTGTTACGCCATTGTTGGATGCGATTGATCATCCCCAACAATTACGTCAGCTCGAGCAAAGCCAGCTTGTACAAGTGGCAGATGAGTTGCGTCAGTATATTTTGTATGCCGCTGGGCAAAGTGGCGGGCATTTTGGCGCCAATCTCGGTGTAATCGAACTTACCGTTGCACTGCATTACTGTTTCAATACCCCACATGACCGTTTGGTTTGG
This portion of the Acinetobacter sp. GSS19 genome encodes:
- the hemF gene encoding oxygen-dependent coproporphyrinogen oxidase, translating into MSHPTSADLQRVRDFLLDLQARICAALEQQEQAGGGKAEFIIDDWERPEGGGGRSRVLQDGTVIEKGGVMFSHINISKLPASATERHPGIAGAKAQAMGVSLVIHPKNPNIPTSHANVRLFVAEPEGQAPIWWFGGGFDLTPFYPDEQDVIDWHQKAYDLCQPFGEEVYAKHKQWCDDYFYLKHRDEQRGVGGLFFDDLNCWDFETCFQYIQAVGNGYLEAILPIFEKHREQPYSEAQREFQLYRRGRYVEYNLVYDRGTLFGLQTGGRIESILVSLPNLAAWSYRPEWAEDSAEKRLTEYYLKPRDWLQLNA
- the ribA gene encoding GTP cyclohydrolase II gives rise to the protein MPIEFVASSKLPTAFGDFKISVFQDPATGEEHVALSKGLETPPNGPVLVRIHSECLTGDAFASLKCDCGPQLQATQKMINDAGQGVILYLRQEGRGIGLTNKIRAYALQDQGHDTVDANLMLNLPADAREYDMCPIMLNHLGIQQVKLITNNPLKIEALKAQGIDVVGRVPLTVGKNQFNEDYLKTKRERMSHLYHTDDF
- the hemN gene encoding oxygen-independent coproporphyrinogen III oxidase, which produces MGTSLIQKYNVPGPRYTSYPTVPYWEDSSFSAELWQQSLKRSFNESNVSEGISLYIHLPFCESLCTFCGCHKRVTKRHEVEAPYIAAVLKEWDLYCQLLVNKPRIKEIHLGGGTPTFFSVEHLVQLMQGILSKAEITEEHEFSFEGHPNSTTREHLQALYDLGFRRVSYGVQDYNLTVQKAIHRIQPFEHVERVTQWAREIGYTSISHDLVFGLPFQSLDDVLNTIEKTTSLQPDRLAFYSYAHVPWIKGNGQRGFKDEDVPKDHVKRTLYEEGKKRLLEHGYHEIGMDHFSLASDAMYQSFQQGSLHRNFMGYTASKTQVMIGLGVSSISDSWYSFAQNEKQLEDYYSRLENNEIPVFRGHVLSAEDLMIRKHILNLMCTFQTSWQSVEMQFPELPEVLTQLAEMQQDGLLEILEQGIKVTEQGKPFVRNICMAFDLRLKRKMPNTRIFSMTI